A window of the Synechococcus sp. JA-3-3Ab genome harbors these coding sequences:
- a CDS encoding ABC transporter permease, with protein sequence MRPLLYLFWAELKRAWIQYIRYPAEALGGILITTFFFYALFAGAQYVAGPASQFGQRLDAVVIGYVLWTLVIFVVNDIALNLQVEAQTGTLEQVLLSPFSAATLFLARACASLVLRFSTVVVILGIILLLTGSRLHFPPTLLLPLASVVLGAYGFSFLLGSAALIWKRIQQLLILSQFGLLFLLATPTEEWSGSLKWLGQMLPMTAGAGLLRDVMVREAGLDPLRLLMALASGVFYFALGLLAFRRAMQLAKQRGILGSQ encoded by the coding sequence ATGAGGCCACTGCTGTACCTATTTTGGGCCGAGCTGAAGCGGGCCTGGATCCAGTACATCCGCTATCCGGCAGAAGCCCTGGGCGGGATCCTGATCACCACTTTTTTCTTCTATGCCCTCTTTGCCGGCGCTCAGTATGTGGCGGGGCCGGCCTCGCAGTTTGGACAACGGCTGGATGCGGTGGTGATTGGCTATGTGCTCTGGACGCTGGTCATTTTTGTGGTCAACGACATTGCCCTCAACCTGCAGGTGGAAGCCCAGACAGGCACCTTGGAGCAGGTGTTGCTCTCGCCCTTTTCGGCGGCCACCCTGTTTTTGGCGCGGGCCTGCGCCAGCTTGGTGCTGCGCTTTTCAACCGTTGTCGTTATCTTGGGGATCATCCTGTTGCTTACCGGCAGCCGGCTGCACTTTCCCCCCACCCTGTTGTTGCCGTTGGCGAGCGTGGTGCTGGGGGCCTATGGCTTCTCGTTTTTGCTGGGATCCGCCGCCTTAATCTGGAAGCGCATTCAACAGCTGCTGATCCTGAGCCAGTTTGGCCTCCTCTTTCTCCTGGCTACCCCCACGGAGGAGTGGTCGGGATCCCTGAAGTGGCTGGGACAGATGCTGCCCATGACGGCGGGGGCCGGCTTGCTGCGAGATGTGATGGTGCGGGAGGCGGGTTTGGATCCCTTGCGGCTGCTCATGGCTCTGGCCAGCGGCGTGTTCTACTTCGCCTTGGGGCTGCTGGCCTTTCGCCGGGCGATGCAGCTAGCCAAACAGCGCGGCATCCTGGGATCCCAGTAG
- a CDS encoding MarR family winged helix-turn-helix transcriptional regulator — MPSSAESLSSPLPQGEALKPSVVAAREPFLGLLRDLARAYQAFENYAGAHIRQMGLTAPQFDVLVTLGNTPGLTMNVLAQKTLVTKGTLTGIVDRLEQKGLVRREVPPENRRCFKIVLTEEGEKLFEQVFPAHVAYLKERFQKLDPEEMAQIQACLKKLQSIFHLPRGQTQDC, encoded by the coding sequence ATGCCCAGTTCTGCTGAGTCTCTGTCCTCTCCGCTTCCCCAAGGCGAGGCCCTCAAGCCCTCGGTGGTGGCGGCGCGGGAGCCTTTTTTGGGGCTGCTGAGGGATCTGGCACGGGCTTACCAAGCCTTTGAAAATTACGCCGGCGCTCACATTCGGCAGATGGGGCTGACTGCCCCCCAATTTGACGTGTTGGTAACCCTCGGCAACACCCCCGGCCTGACGATGAATGTCCTGGCCCAGAAGACACTGGTTACCAAGGGGACGCTGACCGGGATCGTGGATCGCCTGGAGCAGAAGGGGTTGGTGCGCCGCGAGGTACCCCCAGAAAACCGCCGCTGCTTCAAGATCGTGCTTACCGAAGAGGGGGAAAAACTGTTTGAGCAGGTTTTCCCGGCCCATGTGGCCTACCTAAAGGAGCGCTTTCAGAAGTTGGATCCAGAAGAGATGGCCCAGATCCAGGCTTGCCTGAAAAAGCTGCAGTCTATTTTCCATCTCCCTCGGGGGCAGACCCAGGATTGTTGA
- a CDS encoding NINE protein yields the protein MTRVMLLWALGIFGICGVHRLYLGKTVTGLLWLLTFGLLGFGQLIDLFLIPGMVDDHNFKLAVLQGIRPSPAPAKGVSAPPQPLKGQALMREILRLAQQRQGILTLSEIAIELPADFDEIEKALRELSRRGIASPENNLTTGAVEYHFPHLLRSPGDRRSL from the coding sequence TTGACTAGAGTCATGCTCCTCTGGGCGCTGGGCATATTCGGCATCTGCGGTGTCCATCGCCTCTACTTGGGCAAGACTGTGACGGGCCTTCTCTGGCTTTTGACCTTTGGGCTCTTGGGCTTTGGCCAGTTGATCGACCTGTTTCTGATCCCAGGCATGGTGGACGACCACAACTTCAAGCTGGCCGTCTTGCAGGGGATCCGCCCCTCTCCGGCTCCCGCCAAGGGGGTCTCGGCGCCGCCTCAGCCTTTGAAGGGTCAGGCTTTGATGCGGGAGATCCTGCGGCTGGCGCAGCAGCGGCAGGGGATCCTCACCCTCTCGGAGATCGCCATCGAACTGCCTGCTGATTTTGACGAGATTGAAAAGGCGCTGCGAGAGCTGAGCCGCCGGGGCATCGCCTCCCCCGAGAACAACCTAACCACCGGCGCCGTGGAGTACCACTTCCCTCACCTGTTGCGCTCCCCTGGCGACCGACGCTCCCTCTGA
- the mfd gene encoding transcription-repair coupling factor, protein MSFIPLVRFLAQSGLMQELAARLRSQRQADLQGAGRIPKGLIASALAQQEGRSLLVVTATLEEAGRWTAQLEGMGWESVQLYPTSEASPYEPFDLEPELVWGQFQVLADGLQGKKGMAIVATERALQPHLPPPEVFRAFCLKLEPGLEMSPQQLGQQLARLGYRRVSLVESEGEWSQRGDILDVFPVACEWPVRLEWFGNELERLREFDPVSQRSQDGIPYVWLTPTGYGPILWPALQEKADQLSQGLRQQLEQSPTPPEGLRRFLGLLYTPPANLLSYLDPTTLILIDEPEQCQAHSQQWLYHAQEQWKQAQVAEPALQPFHRPFDLHAPDWDPFPCLLARTFAPAGEAEAALDLKSRAVPAIPHQFGSLAKTLREYRKQQLQVWILSAQPSRTVALLQEHDCPAQYVPNPKDFPAIERQLQSYTPVALKYSSLADLEGFLLPTLGWVVLTDREFFGQHSLATPTYVRKRRQASSRQVDPNLLKPGDFVVHKAHGIGQFLRLESLTIGGETREYLVIQYSDGLLRVAADQVNSLSRYRASSDGPPALHKMSGSTWEKTKQKVKKSLKKVAFDLLQLYAKRAEQEGYAFPPDSPWQQEFEESFPYPLTPDQIRAVQEIKRDMESPRPMDRLLCGDVGFGKTEVAIRAIFKAVTAGKQVALLAPTTILTQQHYHTLKERFAPYPIQVGLLNRFRTPEEKKEILARLKSGELDVIVGTHQLLGKDVQFRDLGLLVIDEEQRFGVNQKEKIKLLKTQVDVLTLTATPIPRTLYMALSGLREMSLIQTPPPSRRPIKTHLSPYNPEVIRTAIRQELDRGGQVFYVVNRIEGIEETSAKLREWVPGARIAIAHGQMPEGELEATMLAFNNGEIDILVCTTIIESGLDIPRVNTILIENAQEFGLAQLYQLRGRVGRAGIQAHAWLFYREDGILTEEARKRLQAIQEFTQLGSGYQLALRDMEIRGIGNLLGTQQSGQLNAVGFDLYLEMLQEAIREIRGQEIPQVEDTQIDLNITAMIPQSYIPDEDQKMQAYRQLAAAGSRVELLQIAQEWQDRFGPLPKPTQELLRVMELKILARTLGFSRIRPAKEHVLLETPMEEPAWNRLKEALPAHLQSRFVYQPGKVTVRGLGMVPAAQQLENLLQWLDKMSLALMEARIPTAT, encoded by the coding sequence ATGTCGTTTATCCCGCTGGTGCGCTTTCTGGCCCAATCTGGCTTGATGCAAGAGCTGGCCGCCCGGTTGAGATCGCAGCGACAGGCAGATCTGCAGGGGGCAGGGCGGATCCCGAAGGGGTTGATCGCCTCGGCTTTGGCCCAGCAGGAGGGAAGATCCCTGCTGGTGGTGACTGCCACTTTGGAAGAGGCGGGCCGCTGGACGGCGCAACTGGAGGGCATGGGCTGGGAGAGCGTGCAGCTTTATCCCACCTCCGAGGCTTCCCCTTACGAGCCGTTTGACCTGGAGCCGGAGCTGGTGTGGGGTCAGTTTCAGGTGCTGGCCGATGGTCTCCAGGGGAAGAAGGGCATGGCCATTGTGGCCACGGAGCGGGCCCTCCAACCCCACCTTCCCCCTCCAGAGGTGTTTCGGGCCTTTTGCCTCAAGCTGGAACCCGGCCTGGAGATGTCGCCGCAGCAGTTGGGGCAGCAGTTGGCTCGTCTGGGCTATCGGCGGGTAAGCCTGGTGGAAAGCGAAGGGGAGTGGAGCCAGAGAGGCGATATTCTCGACGTTTTCCCGGTGGCCTGCGAGTGGCCGGTGCGCCTGGAGTGGTTTGGCAACGAGCTGGAGCGGCTGCGGGAGTTTGACCCGGTGAGCCAGCGCTCTCAAGACGGGATCCCCTACGTCTGGCTGACCCCCACTGGCTACGGACCCATCCTCTGGCCGGCTCTGCAGGAAAAAGCCGATCAGCTCTCCCAGGGCCTACGGCAGCAGTTGGAGCAGTCGCCCACCCCCCCGGAGGGCTTGCGCCGTTTTCTCGGCCTGCTCTACACCCCTCCCGCCAATCTGCTCAGCTATCTGGATCCCACCACCCTCATCCTGATCGACGAGCCGGAGCAGTGCCAGGCCCACAGCCAGCAGTGGCTCTACCACGCCCAAGAACAGTGGAAACAGGCCCAGGTTGCGGAGCCGGCTCTGCAGCCCTTTCACCGCCCCTTCGATCTCCATGCTCCCGACTGGGATCCCTTCCCCTGCCTGTTGGCCCGCACCTTTGCCCCTGCTGGCGAAGCCGAAGCTGCCCTTGACCTGAAAAGCCGGGCCGTTCCCGCCATCCCCCACCAGTTTGGATCCCTGGCCAAAACCCTGCGCGAGTACCGCAAGCAGCAGTTGCAGGTGTGGATCCTCTCTGCCCAGCCCTCCCGCACCGTGGCCCTGCTGCAGGAACACGACTGCCCGGCCCAGTATGTGCCCAACCCCAAAGACTTCCCCGCCATCGAGCGCCAGCTCCAGTCCTACACGCCGGTGGCCCTGAAGTACTCCAGCTTGGCAGATCTGGAGGGGTTTCTCCTGCCCACGCTGGGGTGGGTGGTGCTCACCGACCGGGAGTTTTTCGGCCAGCACAGCCTGGCCACCCCCACCTATGTGCGCAAGCGCCGCCAGGCCAGCTCCCGCCAGGTGGATCCCAACCTGCTCAAGCCGGGGGATTTTGTTGTCCACAAGGCCCATGGCATCGGCCAGTTCTTACGGCTGGAAAGCCTCACCATTGGCGGCGAAACCCGAGAATACCTGGTCATTCAATACAGCGATGGCTTGTTGCGGGTGGCTGCCGACCAGGTCAACTCCCTCTCGCGCTACCGGGCTAGCAGCGATGGGCCACCTGCCCTGCACAAAATGTCCGGCAGCACCTGGGAAAAGACCAAACAAAAAGTCAAAAAGAGTCTGAAAAAAGTGGCCTTTGATCTCCTGCAGCTCTACGCCAAACGGGCCGAGCAGGAGGGCTACGCCTTCCCCCCGGATTCCCCTTGGCAGCAGGAGTTTGAGGAGTCTTTTCCCTACCCCCTGACGCCGGACCAAATTCGCGCTGTCCAGGAAATCAAGCGGGATATGGAGTCCCCTCGCCCCATGGATAGACTGCTGTGTGGCGATGTGGGCTTTGGCAAAACGGAGGTGGCCATCCGCGCCATCTTTAAGGCCGTAACCGCCGGCAAGCAGGTAGCTCTTCTAGCGCCAACCACCATTCTCACTCAGCAGCACTACCACACCCTCAAAGAGCGCTTTGCCCCCTACCCCATTCAAGTGGGCCTGCTCAACCGCTTCCGCACTCCCGAAGAGAAAAAAGAGATCCTGGCCCGCCTCAAAAGTGGCGAACTCGATGTCATTGTGGGCACCCACCAACTTTTGGGCAAGGATGTGCAGTTTCGCGATTTGGGTCTTCTGGTCATTGACGAAGAACAGCGCTTTGGCGTCAACCAAAAAGAGAAAATTAAACTCCTCAAAACCCAGGTGGATGTGCTCACCCTTACGGCTACCCCCATTCCCCGCACGCTGTACATGGCTTTGTCGGGGTTGAGGGAAATGAGCCTGATCCAGACTCCCCCGCCCTCGCGGCGCCCGATTAAAACTCACCTTTCTCCCTACAATCCTGAGGTCATTCGCACGGCTATCCGCCAAGAGTTGGATCGCGGCGGGCAAGTCTTTTATGTGGTCAACCGCATTGAAGGGATCGAAGAGACCAGCGCCAAATTGCGGGAATGGGTGCCCGGTGCCCGCATTGCCATTGCCCATGGGCAGATGCCGGAAGGGGAGCTGGAAGCGACCATGCTGGCTTTTAACAACGGAGAAATCGATATCTTGGTCTGCACCACCATTATTGAATCCGGTTTAGATATTCCCCGTGTCAACACTATTTTGATCGAAAATGCCCAGGAGTTTGGTCTGGCTCAGCTTTACCAATTGCGAGGACGGGTGGGCCGGGCCGGGATCCAAGCTCATGCTTGGCTGTTCTACCGAGAAGATGGCATCCTCACCGAAGAGGCCCGCAAGCGCCTGCAGGCCATTCAGGAATTTACCCAACTGGGATCCGGCTATCAGTTGGCGCTGCGGGACATGGAAATTCGCGGCATTGGCAACCTCTTGGGAACTCAGCAATCCGGACAACTCAACGCGGTGGGCTTTGATCTCTACTTGGAGATGTTGCAAGAGGCGATTCGAGAAATTCGCGGCCAAGAGATCCCGCAGGTGGAAGACACGCAAATTGACCTCAATATAACGGCCATGATCCCGCAGAGCTATATCCCTGACGAAGATCAAAAGATGCAGGCCTATCGCCAATTGGCGGCTGCCGGCTCTCGGGTCGAACTGTTGCAAATTGCCCAGGAATGGCAGGATCGCTTTGGCCCCTTGCCCAAGCCCACCCAGGAGCTGCTGCGGGTGATGGAGCTGAAGATTTTGGCCCGCACGCTGGGCTTTTCCCGCATTAGGCCGGCCAAGGAGCATGTGCTTTTGGAAACCCCCATGGAGGAGCCGGCCTGGAACCGCCTCAAGGAAGCCCTGCCGGCCCATTTGCAGTCTCGCTTTGTCTATCAGCCGGGCAAGGTGACGGTGCGGGGCCTGGGAATGGTGCCTGCGGCCCAGCAACTGGAGAACCTTTTGCAGTGGCTGGACAAAATGAGCTTGGCCCTGATGGAAGCCCGGATCCCAACAGCCACCTAG
- a CDS encoding mechanosensitive ion channel encodes MDTSRNTIGDETISFFVSLWSRLIDFMPNLLAAIVILILGWIVAMAVAFGVRGLLKRTQLGNRLAAWVLGQKPGEKLPQTERWVAAAVYWVILAFVLVAVLNALQLQAVSDPLNRFLGEIFVYLPRVGGALVLLAVGWAVATVARLAVIQGLRRFNLDEQLARPLQQESAAGEAGVEGTPTGQEGGTEVTPFLLNETLGNALYWLILLFFLPIILDTLNLQGPLQPVQNLLDQILSMVPRILGALIIGVGGWFLARIVRGIVSNSNLFNRLGARFGIPQLAQTVGTVAYVLVLIPAVIAALKALEIRAISDPAVAMLEQVLRAIPRIAGSALILAVFYWLGQFLAGLVTQLLQAIGFDRLAAGLGLPSAPAPEAPAAEGDPSALAKRRTPSEIAGLVVWVGVVLFGAVPAVELLQFAALTDIVQGLLLISGRVLIGALVFGIGLYLANLAHSMIKSLGNPSSGVLAQAARAAILVFVGAMALQQMGVATDIVVLAFGLVLGAIAVAVALAFGLGGRDVAAEQIRQWLKRE; translated from the coding sequence ATGGACACCTCGAGAAACACCATTGGGGATGAGACCATCTCTTTTTTCGTGAGTCTTTGGTCTAGGCTTATCGACTTTATGCCCAATCTCCTTGCGGCGATTGTCATCTTAATTCTGGGTTGGATAGTGGCCATGGCAGTAGCCTTCGGCGTTAGAGGACTGCTCAAAAGGACGCAACTGGGCAATCGCTTGGCTGCTTGGGTTTTGGGCCAAAAGCCCGGCGAGAAGCTGCCCCAAACGGAGCGCTGGGTGGCCGCTGCCGTCTACTGGGTGATTCTTGCTTTTGTGTTGGTGGCGGTACTGAATGCCCTGCAGCTTCAAGCTGTCTCCGATCCGCTCAACAGGTTTTTGGGGGAAATCTTCGTTTATCTGCCACGGGTGGGTGGGGCGCTGGTGCTGCTGGCTGTGGGCTGGGCGGTGGCTACAGTTGCCCGGCTGGCAGTCATCCAGGGGCTGCGGCGTTTCAACCTCGATGAGCAGTTGGCCCGGCCTCTACAGCAGGAAAGCGCTGCCGGTGAGGCAGGCGTAGAAGGAACCCCGACCGGCCAAGAGGGAGGTACAGAGGTCACCCCTTTCCTACTGAATGAAACCTTGGGCAATGCCCTTTACTGGCTGATTCTGCTGTTCTTTCTGCCGATCATCCTGGATACCCTGAACCTACAGGGGCCGCTGCAGCCAGTGCAAAACCTGCTGGATCAAATCCTGTCGATGGTACCCCGCATTTTGGGAGCGCTCATCATCGGTGTGGGGGGCTGGTTTCTAGCTCGCATCGTGCGTGGGATCGTTTCCAATTCCAATTTGTTTAACCGCTTGGGGGCACGCTTTGGCATTCCCCAGCTGGCCCAAACGGTGGGCACAGTGGCCTACGTCTTGGTGTTGATCCCGGCAGTGATTGCCGCCCTCAAGGCCCTGGAAATCCGGGCCATCTCCGATCCAGCGGTGGCGATGCTGGAGCAGGTGTTGCGGGCCATTCCCCGAATTGCAGGATCTGCTCTCATCCTGGCCGTGTTCTACTGGCTGGGGCAGTTTTTGGCTGGCTTGGTGACCCAGTTGCTGCAGGCAATCGGTTTCGACCGCTTGGCTGCCGGCCTTGGTTTGCCCTCGGCCCCTGCTCCTGAAGCTCCCGCCGCCGAAGGGGATCCCTCGGCGTTGGCGAAGCGGCGCACCCCCTCTGAGATTGCCGGCTTGGTGGTCTGGGTGGGCGTGGTCTTGTTCGGGGCGGTGCCGGCGGTGGAGTTGCTGCAGTTTGCCGCTTTGACCGACATCGTCCAGGGGCTGTTGCTGATTTCCGGTCGGGTGCTCATCGGCGCCCTGGTGTTCGGGATCGGCCTTTACCTGGCCAATTTGGCCCATTCCATGATCAAGAGCTTGGGCAACCCCTCCTCAGGGGTGCTGGCCCAGGCGGCGCGGGCGGCCATCCTGGTCTTTGTCGGCGCCATGGCCTTGCAGCAGATGGGCGTGGCCACCGATATCGTGGTGCTGGCCTTTGGCTTGGTGCTGGGCGCGATTGCCGTCGCGGTGGCCTTGGCTTTTGGCTTGGGAGGTCGCGATGTGGCTGCCGAGCAAATCCGGCAGTGGCTTAAGCGGGAGTGA
- the cydB gene encoding cytochrome d ubiquinol oxidase subunit II encodes MESFEPLQQFLPQVWFFILGLFLFLYVLLDGFDLGVGILSLTASSETRRSILMTSLGNVWDANETWLVLMGGSLFGAFPLAYATILNALYIPLVIMVVGLILRAVSFEFRENADNKLVWNLAFGVGSFLAALGQGFALGSVFEGIRVDEAGHFAGSPWDWLTWRTVLVALTLIQGYVLVGSAYLIVKTTGELQKTYYKTATIATWTTLLGAVFITISTPIMSEQARSQLFSPPLFYIFAAIPVLGLLLVALLLRSLRRREETSVLVYTFLIFALSFIGLGFMVFPNIIPPSVTIYEAAASPSSLVFMLTFIGFLIPVILSYNIYNYVVFRGKIVVQEAAAEEAKVPEAA; translated from the coding sequence ATGGAATCCTTCGAGCCTTTACAGCAGTTTTTGCCGCAAGTCTGGTTTTTTATCCTCGGTCTATTCCTATTCCTTTATGTCTTGCTGGATGGATTTGACTTGGGAGTGGGCATCCTCTCCCTGACGGCTTCCAGCGAGACGCGCCGCAGCATTCTCATGACCAGCTTGGGCAATGTTTGGGATGCCAACGAGACGTGGCTGGTACTCATGGGGGGATCCCTATTTGGAGCCTTTCCCCTCGCCTACGCCACCATCCTCAATGCCCTCTACATTCCGCTGGTGATCATGGTGGTGGGCCTGATCTTGCGGGCCGTTTCCTTCGAGTTTCGGGAAAACGCCGACAACAAGCTGGTCTGGAACCTGGCCTTTGGGGTGGGTAGCTTTTTGGCGGCGCTGGGCCAGGGGTTTGCCCTGGGCAGCGTCTTCGAAGGGATCCGCGTTGATGAAGCCGGCCACTTTGCCGGCAGCCCCTGGGATTGGCTGACCTGGCGGACAGTGTTGGTGGCCCTCACCCTGATTCAGGGCTATGTCTTAGTTGGCTCGGCCTACTTAATTGTGAAGACCACGGGGGAACTCCAGAAAACCTACTACAAAACGGCAACCATCGCCACCTGGACAACGTTGCTGGGGGCAGTGTTTATCACCATCAGCACCCCCATCATGTCGGAGCAAGCGCGCTCCCAACTTTTCTCGCCTCCTCTTTTCTATATCTTTGCTGCCATCCCCGTTTTGGGGCTTTTGTTGGTGGCTCTGTTGCTGCGCAGCCTGCGCCGGCGAGAAGAAACTAGCGTGTTGGTTTATACCTTTCTCATCTTTGCCCTTTCTTTTATTGGCCTGGGGTTTATGGTTTTCCCCAACATTATTCCTCCCAGCGTCACCATCTACGAGGCAGCAGCTTCTCCCAGTTCGCTGGTGTTTATGCTTACCTTTATTGGCTTTTTGATCCCGGTTATCTTGTCCTACAACATCTACAACTACGTGGTGTTCCGCGGCAAAATTGTGGTGCAGGAAGCAGCAGCAGAAGAGGCCAAAGTTCCGGAAGCAGCTTAA
- a CDS encoding ABC transporter ATP-binding protein, whose amino-acid sequence MAGPSRVELLHSLLPRVCPMKVLEAHHLQKTYRQGGKEVRAVVDVSLAIAAGEILAFLGPNGAGKTTTIKMIAGLIQPDAGSVRILGRDPHADPGALAQVGAVLEGNRNLYWRLTPLQNLEYFGVLRGLSPRTARQRGAELLETFGLGEKRDVAVQTLSRGMQQKVAIAVALLHQPALLLLDEPTLGLDVEAAQAVKSLIRQIAASGRAILLTTHQLDIAEALSDQVAVIERGIIIAQAPTQEMIRQFAGAAGSYRIELEQKLDPSRAERLAQQGVEILGSHQLRFSGSSETLYQVLEILKPLPLLRIKREEADLTHIFLKLLKRRREQG is encoded by the coding sequence ATGGCCGGCCCTTCTCGGGTGGAACTTTTGCACTCCCTTTTGCCTCGTGTTTGCCCCATGAAGGTTCTAGAAGCCCACCACCTTCAGAAAACCTACCGGCAGGGGGGCAAGGAGGTTCGGGCAGTGGTGGATGTCTCCCTGGCGATTGCGGCAGGGGAGATCCTGGCTTTTCTGGGGCCCAACGGGGCCGGCAAGACCACCACCATCAAGATGATCGCCGGGCTGATCCAGCCCGATGCCGGCAGCGTGCGCATCCTGGGGCGGGATCCCCACGCCGATCCGGGTGCGCTGGCCCAGGTGGGAGCGGTGCTGGAAGGCAATCGCAACCTCTACTGGCGGCTTACCCCCTTGCAAAACCTGGAGTACTTTGGCGTGCTGCGGGGGTTATCCCCCAGAACGGCTCGCCAACGGGGGGCAGAGCTGCTGGAGACCTTTGGCCTGGGGGAGAAGCGGGATGTTGCCGTGCAAACCCTTTCGCGGGGTATGCAGCAGAAGGTGGCCATTGCTGTTGCCCTTCTGCACCAGCCGGCTCTGCTGTTGCTGGATGAGCCTACCTTGGGGTTGGATGTAGAAGCCGCCCAAGCGGTGAAATCCTTGATCCGCCAAATTGCCGCTTCAGGTCGGGCCATTCTCCTCACCACCCACCAACTGGATATAGCCGAGGCGCTCTCAGACCAAGTGGCTGTGATCGAGCGGGGGATAATTATTGCCCAAGCTCCCACGCAGGAGATGATCCGGCAGTTTGCCGGCGCCGCCGGCTCTTACCGGATTGAGTTGGAGCAGAAGCTGGATCCCAGCCGGGCGGAACGCCTGGCCCAGCAAGGGGTGGAGATCCTGGGATCCCATCAGCTGCGCTTCAGCGGCTCCTCGGAGACTTTGTATCAGGTGCTGGAGATCCTCAAGCCCTTGCCCTTGCTCAGGATCAAGCGCGAGGAAGCGGATCTCACCCACATTTTCCTCAAGCTGTTGAAAAGGAGAAGGGAGCAGGGATGA
- a CDS encoding cytochrome ubiquinol oxidase subunit I: protein MFLDTVALSRLQFALTAIFHMLWPVLTTGMAIYLVVIEGLWLKTRNLDYYRHARFWSKLYVLNFGIGVASGLPMAFQFGMNWAPFSEAVGDFFGTILGFEGTMAFMLEASFLGIMLFGWERVPPVIHWISTILVAFGANLSTFWILTANSWLQTPAGGVFVDGKFVVRDYLQAIFNPFMLNSFLHMFFATLETSLFVVGGISAWYILKGRHGEFFSRSLKVVLAMALVVAPLQVFIGHLSAEQVYRYQPAKLAAMEAQWETIPAGERADWSLLALPNDREERNEWEVKIPGALGYLLEFKPRLDRPVYGLKAWEPQNRPHLIGLIYYSFRTMVAIGLFLAGLMGVTLIQWLRGKLSAEALSQQKWLMWAWVFAGPLGYIAVETGWIVRCVGRQPWIVYEQLRTAESVSPLPPGEVLFSLVGLSALYTVFFVAALYFGSRIIRKGPNLELPAPVPATQPVIVIEPARHEPDRRPAEAR from the coding sequence ATGTTTCTAGATACCGTTGCCCTTTCTCGTCTACAGTTTGCCCTCACGGCCATTTTTCACATGTTGTGGCCGGTTTTAACAACGGGGATGGCCATTTATCTCGTTGTGATTGAGGGGCTTTGGCTAAAAACCCGCAACTTAGATTACTATCGTCACGCTCGTTTCTGGTCAAAACTCTATGTGTTGAACTTTGGCATTGGCGTGGCCTCAGGCTTGCCGATGGCCTTTCAGTTTGGCATGAACTGGGCGCCCTTCTCCGAAGCAGTGGGAGATTTTTTCGGCACCATCCTGGGGTTTGAAGGCACGATGGCTTTTATGCTGGAGGCCAGCTTTCTGGGGATCATGCTGTTCGGCTGGGAGCGTGTCCCGCCGGTGATTCACTGGATCTCGACAATCCTGGTGGCCTTTGGCGCCAACTTATCCACCTTTTGGATCCTGACGGCCAACTCTTGGCTGCAGACGCCGGCAGGTGGGGTATTTGTCGATGGAAAATTTGTGGTGCGCGACTACCTGCAGGCCATTTTTAATCCCTTTATGCTCAACAGCTTTCTCCACATGTTCTTTGCCACCCTGGAGACTTCTTTGTTTGTGGTTGGTGGCATCAGTGCCTGGTACATCCTCAAGGGGCGGCATGGCGAGTTTTTTTCCCGTTCCCTCAAAGTGGTCCTGGCGATGGCTCTGGTGGTGGCCCCCTTGCAGGTGTTTATCGGCCACTTGAGCGCGGAGCAAGTGTATCGTTATCAACCGGCCAAGCTGGCGGCCATGGAGGCGCAGTGGGAGACGATCCCCGCCGGCGAGCGGGCGGATTGGAGCCTGTTGGCCTTGCCCAACGACCGAGAGGAGCGCAACGAGTGGGAGGTGAAGATCCCTGGCGCGCTGGGCTATCTGCTGGAGTTTAAGCCCAGGCTGGATCGACCGGTTTATGGTTTGAAGGCTTGGGAGCCGCAAAATCGTCCTCACCTGATTGGCCTGATCTACTACTCCTTTAGGACGATGGTGGCCATTGGCCTCTTTCTGGCCGGGCTTATGGGGGTTACCTTAATCCAGTGGCTGAGGGGCAAGCTGTCGGCGGAGGCCCTCTCCCAGCAGAAGTGGCTGATGTGGGCCTGGGTCTTCGCTGGCCCGCTGGGCTACATTGCCGTGGAGACCGGTTGGATCGTCCGCTGTGTGGGCCGGCAGCCCTGGATTGTGTACGAGCAACTGCGCACGGCGGAATCGGTTTCGCCGCTGCCGCCAGGAGAGGTGCTGTTTTCTTTGGTCGGCCTGAGCGCCTTGTACACGGTGTTTTTCGTGGCCGCTCTTTACTTTGGCAGCCGCATCATCCGCAAAGGGCCTAATCTGGAGCTGCCTGCCCCCGTTCCGGCAACCCAGCCGGTGATCGTGATCGAGCCTGCTCGCCACGAGCCGGATCGCCGTCCGGCGGAAGCTCGGTAG